A stretch of Methanococcus voltae PS DNA encodes these proteins:
- a CDS encoding DHH family phosphoesterase, whose amino-acid sequence MILAIGYGAFGRKVVNCAKKLDKLTIIDVNEDVFESLGNGTFNHIVGDAGQLEVLNRAKITEADTILIMTNNNDLNRKIAELVQSINDKAYVIVRGIVKYPELYEGLNVDKVIYPLESAAKDVVHEIQKSKLRRKLLDLRKVVEDAKVKYNNLCSDENNLEDCCFDAHFLIMLHNNPDPDAMASAMALKTILDRWGASSKIAYAGKIGYDENKAMVNLLGIKLKNILEVDTDKYCGIAVVDSSSYTSLYSEIDRSKEINILIDHHKDGDIVADYSDIQSEAGATATIITTYLIQLGIEPDRHLATALYYAIVSDTNNFKRNASKMDFEIASYLQGLMDTKVLEMIENPEIETETMDVLAKAISNRKIIKGNIALSYVGNIKNRDALPRAADFLLKMEGIYTTYIFGIADDNIHISARTKDLRVDLGTLMNEAFMGGGHQASAAACIPLGIFESVSDKVSLRQLVEEAIQNKILSTMGIYEDESSNSGSE is encoded by the coding sequence ATGATATTAGCAATAGGTTATGGTGCATTTGGTCGTAAGGTAGTAAATTGTGCTAAAAAATTGGACAAACTTACTATAATAGACGTTAACGAAGACGTTTTTGAATCGTTGGGTAATGGAACATTTAACCACATTGTAGGTGATGCGGGGCAATTAGAAGTTTTAAACCGTGCTAAAATCACTGAAGCTGATACAATATTAATCATGACGAATAATAACGATTTGAATCGTAAAATAGCAGAATTGGTGCAGTCTATAAATGATAAGGCATATGTAATTGTTAGAGGTATTGTAAAATATCCCGAACTTTACGAAGGATTAAATGTTGATAAGGTAATTTACCCCTTAGAAAGCGCAGCTAAAGATGTAGTTCATGAGATACAAAAATCAAAGTTAAGAAGGAAGTTGTTGGACTTAAGAAAAGTTGTAGAGGACGCAAAAGTCAAATATAATAATTTATGTAGTGACGAAAATAACTTAGAAGACTGCTGTTTTGATGCACACTTTTTAATAATGCTACATAATAATCCCGACCCTGATGCAATGGCAAGTGCAATGGCTTTAAAAACAATTTTAGATAGGTGGGGGGCATCTTCTAAAATTGCATATGCCGGAAAAATTGGTTATGATGAAAATAAAGCAATGGTTAACCTATTGGGGATTAAGTTAAAGAATATATTGGAAGTAGACACGGATAAATACTGTGGTATTGCAGTAGTAGATTCCTCAAGCTATACTTCGCTTTATTCTGAAATTGACCGTTCAAAAGAAATAAATATTTTAATTGACCACCATAAAGATGGCGATATTGTTGCAGATTATTCCGATATACAGTCAGAAGCTGGCGCTACCGCAACAATTATAACCACATACTTAATTCAGCTAGGTATTGAACCAGATAGACATCTAGCTACTGCTTTATATTACGCAATAGTTTCAGATACAAATAACTTCAAAAGAAATGCTTCAAAAATGGATTTCGAAATTGCAAGTTATTTGCAAGGTTTAATGGATACAAAAGTATTGGAAATGATTGAAAATCCTGAAATAGAAACTGAAACCATGGACGTTTTAGCTAAAGCTATTTCCAATAGAAAAATAATTAAGGGAAATATTGCATTATCTTACGTTGGGAATATTAAAAATAGGGACGCATTACCAAGAGCAGCGGATTTCTTACTCAAGATGGAAGGCATATACACCACATATATTTTTGGTATTGCAGATGATAATATTCATATAAGTGCAAGGACTAAAGATTTAAGAGTTGATTTGGGAACTTTAATGAACGAGGCGTTCATGGGTGGTGGTCATCAGGCTTCAGCAGCCGCATGTATCCCTTTAGGCATATTTGAATCGGTTTCTGATAAAGTTTCCTTAAGACAATTGGTTGAAGAAGCAATCCAAAATAAAATATTATCCACTATGGGTATCTACGAGGATGAATCTTCAAACAGTGGTTCTGAGTAA
- a CDS encoding CBS domain-containing ParB/RepB/Spo0J family partition protein, translated as MSVKEYMTKKVNTLPLNATVCDAIKLVEDTTHDTFPIVESGKIIGIVSVHDLIGKEKDEKIKNIMTDIREMVVTYPDADVLNIGRVMFRTGFSKLPVVDKKNNLLGILTNTDVLRSQIEKTTPKKLEKIVKTYRTLGYDLEVYKDIVPVEELKPTQNKVYEDELYGRIYELERGLAEPLIVIKTNLTKYIIVDGHHRAVAANKLKVDTLDAYVLNIKTAKKLGIEKTAEKQGLNSLCDIQVLDPSNDINNDICSLKIYE; from the coding sequence ATGAGTGTTAAAGAGTATATGACTAAAAAAGTGAATACATTACCGTTAAATGCAACAGTATGTGATGCAATAAAGCTCGTAGAAGATACTACTCATGATACATTTCCAATTGTTGAATCTGGAAAAATTATCGGGATAGTTTCAGTACATGATTTAATAGGGAAGGAAAAAGATGAAAAAATAAAGAATATCATGACCGATATTAGAGAAATGGTTGTAACTTATCCTGACGCGGATGTATTAAACATTGGTAGGGTTATGTTCAGAACAGGATTTTCTAAATTACCTGTTGTGGATAAAAAGAATAATTTGTTGGGTATACTAACCAATACAGATGTTTTAAGGTCTCAAATTGAAAAGACTACCCCTAAGAAATTAGAGAAAATTGTCAAAACTTATAGAACTTTAGGATATGATTTAGAAGTATACAAGGATATTGTCCCTGTCGAAGAACTTAAACCTACTCAAAATAAAGTTTATGAAGATGAATTATATGGTCGTATTTATGAACTAGAGCGGGGTTTAGCAGAGCCTCTAATTGTTATAAAAACAAATCTTACTAAATACATTATAGTAGATGGTCATCATAGGGCGGTTGCAGCAAATAAATTAAAGGTTGATACATTAGATGCTTATGTGCTAAATATAAAAACCGCTAAGAAGTTAGGTATAGAAAAAACGGCAGAAAAGCAAGGTTTAAACTCTTTATGTGATATACAAGTTTTAGACCCTTCAAATGATATAAATAATGATATATGTAGTCTAAAAATATATGAATAA
- a CDS encoding histidinol phosphate phosphatase domain-containing protein — protein sequence MRHEFHTHTIYSDGELLPSELVRRAIALKHKTIALTDHGDISNYKELIQMGLETKKELKKYWDIEVIAGIELTHIPPKSIPKIAKKCKDEGVELVLVHGETLVEPVEEKTNYYSSLSEDVDILAHGGLIDDETGKNLKENDIYLEITSRKGHSLSNGHVLNVARKYNIPTVINTDSHAPSDLISFEFAEKVGFGCGMTQDEVKKSLINNPLNLLDKIKNNIK from the coding sequence ATGCGACATGAATTTCACACTCACACTATATATAGTGATGGAGAATTACTACCTTCAGAACTTGTAAGAAGAGCCATAGCTTTAAAACATAAGACTATTGCATTAACAGACCACGGTGACATTTCAAATTATAAAGAATTAATACAAATGGGTCTTGAAACTAAAAAAGAGTTAAAAAAATACTGGGATATTGAAGTAATTGCAGGTATAGAATTGACACATATCCCTCCAAAATCAATACCTAAAATCGCAAAAAAATGTAAAGATGAAGGTGTTGAATTAGTTTTAGTACATGGCGAAACGTTAGTGGAGCCTGTTGAAGAAAAAACAAATTATTATTCATCGCTATCGGAAGATGTTGATATATTAGCGCATGGTGGATTAATAGATGACGAGACGGGGAAAAATTTAAAGGAAAACGATATTTATCTTGAAATAACATCAAGAAAAGGTCATTCTTTGTCAAATGGGCATGTTTTAAACGTTGCTAGAAAATATAATATACCTACGGTAATCAATACAGATTCTCACGCCCCGAGTGATTTAATATCTTTTGAATTTGCTGAAAAAGTAGGCTTTGGTTGCGGCATGACCCAGGATGAAGTTAAAAAATCATTAATCAATAATCCTTTAAACTTACTAGATAAGATAAAAAATAATATAAAATAA
- a CDS encoding cyclase family protein, with protein sequence MNLKNNFGNPVSLSHNLINFVFPGDPEYKISKIDVDNFKISKIEFNSHIGTHIDFPGHLNHKNVNDTDFSKFPKSYLKLMDNKIIYENALCIFYNSKNTEYFENEDKFNELKDIINKNNVKILILNTNTYKLWGNPEYFNHDLKLDKYLERILELNIDIIATDCASIGNYNVHKKLLDKMLIIENLTNLEFFYNQIFVFLGMPLDINIPDGSPINIIGFINKY encoded by the coding sequence ATGAATTTAAAAAATAATTTTGGTAATCCCGTATCTTTGAGTCATAATTTAATAAATTTTGTTTTTCCCGGCGACCCAGAATATAAAATCTCTAAAATAGATGTAGATAATTTCAAAATCTCTAAAATAGAGTTTAACTCCCATATTGGTACACATATTGATTTCCCCGGACATTTAAATCATAAAAATGTAAACGATACTGATTTTTCAAAATTTCCAAAATCTTATTTAAAATTAATGGATAATAAGATTATTTATGAAAATGCACTATGTATATTTTATAATTCAAAAAATACAGAATATTTTGAAAATGAGGATAAATTCAATGAATTAAAAGATATTATTAATAAAAATAATGTTAAAATATTGATTTTGAATACAAATACATATAAATTATGGGGTAATCCCGAATATTTTAATCATGATTTAAAATTAGATAAATATTTAGAAAGAATTTTAGAATTGAATATTGATATAATAGCTACAGATTGCGCTTCTATTGGAAATTACAATGTTCATAAGAAATTATTGGATAAAATGTTGATAATAGAAAATTTAACTAATTTGGAGTTTTTCTATAATCAAATTTTTGTTTTTTTGGGTATGCCATTAGATATCAATATTCCTGATGGGTCCCCTATTAATATTATTGGATTTATTAATAAGTACTAA
- the hmd gene encoding 5,10-methenyltetrahydromethanopterin hydrogenase has product MKVAILGAGCYRTHAAAGITNFSRASEVAKQVGIPEIAMTHSTILMGAELLHLVNEIDEIVIADPCFAEGNEMVVLDNFDYAKVMEAHLAGKAEEVMPEIRDAVKAKAKELPKPPKACIHFVNPEKVGLKVTADDKDAVKDADIVITWLPKGGSQPAIIEKFVANIKEGAIVTHACTIPTPKFAKIFKDLGRDDLNIISYHPGAVPEMKGQVFISEGFATEEAVENFFEIANTARGVAFKMPANLISPVCDMGSAVTAPVYAGILAYRDAVTQILGAPADFAQMMADEAITQILELMRNEGIKGMEDKLDPKALTGTADSMCFGPLADILPASLKVLEKHGKQ; this is encoded by the coding sequence ATGAAAGTAGCAATATTAGGTGCAGGATGTTACAGAACACACGCAGCAGCTGGAATTACAAACTTTTCAAGAGCTTCAGAAGTAGCTAAACAAGTAGGAATCCCAGAAATTGCAATGACACACTCAACAATTTTAATGGGTGCAGAATTATTACATTTAGTTAACGAAATTGATGAAATAGTAATTGCAGACCCTTGCTTTGCAGAAGGAAATGAAATGGTAGTTTTAGACAACTTTGACTACGCAAAAGTTATGGAAGCTCATTTGGCAGGAAAAGCTGAAGAAGTTATGCCAGAAATCAGAGACGCAGTTAAAGCTAAGGCAAAAGAATTACCAAAACCACCTAAAGCTTGTATACACTTTGTAAACCCTGAAAAAGTGGGTTTAAAAGTTACTGCAGACGATAAAGACGCAGTTAAAGACGCAGATATTGTTATTACATGGTTACCAAAAGGAGGCAGCCAACCTGCAATTATTGAAAAATTCGTAGCAAACATTAAAGAAGGAGCAATTGTTACACACGCATGTACAATCCCAACCCCTAAATTTGCTAAAATCTTTAAAGACTTAGGTAGAGACGATTTAAACATTATCTCATACCACCCTGGAGCAGTTCCAGAAATGAAAGGACAAGTATTCATTTCAGAAGGATTCGCAACAGAAGAAGCAGTTGAAAACTTCTTTGAAATTGCAAACACTGCAAGAGGTGTAGCTTTCAAAATGCCAGCTAATTTAATCAGCCCTGTATGTGACATGGGTTCAGCAGTTACTGCACCAGTTTACGCAGGTATTTTAGCTTACAGAGATGCAGTTACCCAAATTTTAGGTGCTCCTGCAGACTTTGCACAAATGATGGCAGATGAAGCTATTACTCAAATATTGGAATTAATGAGAAATGAAGGAATCAAAGGCATGGAAGATAAATTAGACCCTAAAGCTTTAACAGGTACTGCAGACAGTATGTGTTTCGGTCCTTTAGCTGATATCTTACCAGCTTCCTTAAAAGTTCTCGAAAAACACGGAAAACAATAA
- the hmdB gene encoding 5,10-methenyltetrahydromethanopterin hydrogenase cofactor biosynthesis protein HmdB: MSLGEIRHNFQQLKTNVYNLISENFNDINITDETSLNNYIIKNNCNTEEYEKLLQKNKLNNSIITKEQALELFNISKISDYLELFSISSQLRDLFFNSIEITSTIHITNICSVTPKCKYCGYATGTSTEGYVKPFKTSDDMIQKSAKAIESSGIKRVSCSSGHGYDGSEVLRALQNVKKVSNLKVLVNAGADLTDNCIKHLKNNNVDTICCNLESINEEVFNSVKPGENLQNRIKVCKNILKHDVELSSGLLIGLGESYEDRVKHLDFLKKMDVKEIPIMGFNPYKNTPMEHHPKCSALEQAKTIAITRLMFPNIRITSPTPTIGAELMQYALMAGASNVATVIPENHPMNIVGVGSPKTGNLNNVVKMIEEIGLIPDIC; the protein is encoded by the coding sequence ATGTCACTTGGTGAAATAAGACATAATTTTCAGCAATTAAAGACAAATGTCTATAATTTAATTTCTGAGAATTTTAATGATATTAACATTACGGATGAAACAAGTTTGAATAATTATATTATTAAAAATAATTGCAACACTGAAGAATATGAAAAATTACTTCAGAAAAATAAGTTAAACAATAGTATAATTACAAAAGAACAAGCTTTAGAACTTTTTAATATATCAAAAATATCTGATTATTTGGAATTATTTTCAATTTCTTCACAATTAAGGGACTTGTTTTTTAATTCTATCGAAATAACCTCTACTATACATATTACAAACATATGTAGTGTTACCCCAAAATGCAAATATTGTGGCTATGCTACGGGGACTTCAACAGAGGGTTATGTAAAACCTTTTAAGACTTCTGATGACATGATACAGAAATCCGCCAAAGCAATAGAATCTTCAGGAATTAAGCGAGTAAGCTGTTCTTCAGGTCATGGATATGATGGTTCAGAAGTTTTAAGAGCTTTACAAAATGTTAAAAAAGTTTCTAACTTAAAAGTTTTAGTTAATGCAGGTGCTGATTTAACCGATAACTGTATAAAACATTTAAAAAATAATAATGTAGATACAATATGTTGTAATCTAGAAAGTATCAATGAAGAAGTGTTTAATTCTGTGAAACCCGGTGAAAACTTACAAAATAGGATAAAAGTATGTAAAAATATATTAAAACACGATGTTGAACTTTCTTCAGGACTTTTAATCGGACTTGGCGAATCTTACGAAGATAGGGTTAAACATTTAGATTTTTTAAAAAAAATGGATGTAAAAGAGATTCCAATAATGGGTTTCAATCCTTATAAAAACACACCTATGGAGCATCATCCAAAATGTTCTGCTTTAGAGCAGGCAAAAACCATCGCAATAACAAGATTGATGTTTCCAAATATTAGAATAACTTCGCCTACGCCAACTATCGGGGCAGAATTGATGCAATACGCGTTAATGGCTGGAGCAAGTAATGTGGCTACTGTAATTCCAGAAAATCACCCAATGAATATTGTAGGCGTGGGAAGTCCAAAAACCGGTAATTTAAATAATGTAGTTAAAATGATTGAAGAAATTGGCTTAATTCCAGATATTTGTTAA
- the hmdC gene encoding 5,10-methenyltetrahydromethanopterin hydrogenase cofactor biosynthesis protein HmdC, which yields MLELIKESVNNPMAALELKGIINKKLITSKLKESDIIEIVDTLGNFELDELYKLGNNFRKFPMGCDLVELGVGPCSSTLDLREFLENCTLTDHMGFPIHLCAYAIADIAEKENMTPFEVMDKIYNLVDVPLDLDHFGENGPMRFPKEITHCMGECYNQGPPYKGCPKDRIHKRLLDKEQKYAYEFEDWIKKSSTVCVNVVKEQGGEEHSASIDEMEKVVSASKKFGKGIEGIFHIGDGYDDLITGLTACNDLDVDVFVVEGGPFNRSNDRLKDFAKSIVASRILVKGGVVATNGAYEDECRVGLRSGLNVILTGFVGNHHGYMCGYKPGTAKRTNFGLPRVLSIVKEELANLNICLATKNQLEAISKGNKFLTYNNKSYIYPETVGNYFMGDAHFTTVKDSNLGRKPYFGKNLNSLEEELGNYDKLGLLGARYISWGIANNLKPEEVYISDVDPWVEKATIKILNDNGINAYACNGRDKEVIKNADKSVITTMIPEIMIRIMKKTNAINLF from the coding sequence ATGCTGGAATTAATTAAAGAATCAGTAAATAATCCAATGGCTGCATTGGAATTGAAAGGAATTATTAATAAGAAATTAATTACTAGTAAATTAAAAGAATCTGATATTATTGAAATAGTAGATACATTAGGAAATTTTGAACTCGATGAATTATATAAATTGGGGAATAATTTTAGAAAATTTCCGATGGGTTGTGATTTAGTAGAATTGGGCGTAGGTCCTTGTTCTTCTACATTAGATTTACGAGAATTCTTAGAAAATTGTACTTTAACCGACCATATGGGATTCCCCATTCACTTGTGTGCTTATGCAATAGCAGATATTGCAGAAAAAGAGAATATGACTCCCTTTGAAGTAATGGACAAAATATATAATTTAGTCGATGTGCCTCTTGATTTAGACCATTTTGGGGAAAATGGACCTATGCGATTTCCAAAAGAGATAACACATTGTATGGGGGAATGTTATAACCAAGGTCCTCCATATAAAGGTTGTCCAAAAGACAGAATACATAAGCGTCTTTTAGATAAAGAGCAAAAATATGCTTACGAATTCGAAGATTGGATAAAAAAATCTTCCACAGTCTGTGTAAATGTGGTAAAAGAACAAGGTGGCGAAGAACATAGTGCATCTATTGACGAAATGGAAAAAGTAGTTAGTGCTTCAAAAAAATTTGGAAAAGGTATAGAGGGTATTTTCCACATTGGCGATGGCTATGATGACTTAATAACGGGATTAACAGCATGTAATGATTTGGATGTGGATGTTTTCGTGGTTGAAGGTGGTCCTTTTAATCGTTCAAATGATAGGTTAAAAGATTTTGCCAAATCAATAGTTGCTTCCCGTATATTGGTGAAAGGAGGCGTTGTAGCCACAAATGGAGCTTACGAAGATGAATGTAGAGTTGGTCTAAGAAGTGGATTAAATGTTATATTAACTGGTTTTGTGGGTAATCACCACGGTTATATGTGTGGCTATAAGCCAGGAACTGCAAAAAGAACTAATTTTGGACTTCCAAGAGTTTTAAGTATCGTAAAAGAAGAGTTGGCTAATTTAAATATATGTTTAGCAACTAAAAACCAATTGGAGGCAATATCCAAAGGTAACAAGTTTTTAACATATAATAATAAATCATATATTTACCCTGAGACTGTAGGTAACTACTTTATGGGGGATGCACACTTTACAACAGTTAAAGACAGTAATTTGGGTAGAAAACCTTATTTCGGTAAAAATTTAAATTCATTGGAAGAAGAGCTTGGAAATTATGATAAATTAGGTTTATTGGGTGCAAGATACATTTCATGGGGAATTGCTAACAATTTAAAGCCTGAAGAAGTTTATATTAGTGATGTGGACCCTTGGGTAGAAAAAGCAACTATAAAAATTTTAAATGATAATGGTATCAATGCTTACGCTTGCAATGGACGTGATAAGGAAGTTATTAAAAATGCGGATAAGTCTGTAATTACTACAATGATACCTGAAATAATGATAAGAATAATGAAAAAAACAAATGCAATTAATCTATTCTAA
- a CDS encoding fumarate hydratase, which produces MSEVSDIVEELFNISTIYLKEDVKKALEDAENIEEKQISKDILKAIIKNNEIAENKKIPLCQDTGVPVVFLKIGNNIDSTKIMEIIDNIKLGVEKATSSVPLRPNVVNPLTRENLKTNTGLGSPFVNFEFDKKLENEIEITVFPKGAGSENMSALKMLTPAEGIEGIKKFILDTVVSSGGKPCPPIVLGVGIGGTADLSLKLAKKALLRNLGERNKDKKISKMEEELLEMINSLKIGAMGLGGNTTALDVFIEINGCHTASLPVGICIQCWADRKATAKIKIL; this is translated from the coding sequence ATTTCGGAAGTATCAGACATTGTTGAAGAATTATTTAATATATCTACGATATATTTAAAGGAAGACGTTAAAAAAGCACTTGAAGATGCCGAAAATATTGAAGAAAAACAAATATCAAAAGATATTTTAAAGGCAATTATAAAAAATAACGAGATTGCAGAAAATAAAAAAATACCTCTATGTCAAGATACTGGTGTACCAGTCGTATTTTTAAAAATAGGTAACAATATAGATTCAACCAAAATCATGGAAATAATAGATAACATAAAATTAGGTGTAGAAAAAGCTACATCCTCCGTACCTTTAAGACCTAATGTAGTTAATCCATTAACTAGGGAGAATTTAAAGACAAATACGGGTTTAGGTTCCCCATTTGTCAACTTTGAATTTGATAAAAAACTTGAAAATGAAATAGAAATTACAGTATTTCCGAAAGGAGCAGGTAGCGAAAATATGAGTGCTTTAAAGATGCTAACTCCTGCAGAAGGGATAGAAGGGATAAAAAAATTTATACTAGACACGGTTGTATCTTCAGGAGGTAAACCTTGTCCACCCATAGTTTTAGGGGTTGGTATTGGTGGAACTGCGGACTTATCATTGAAATTAGCAAAAAAAGCACTTTTAAGAAATTTAGGGGAACGTAATAAAGATAAAAAAATTTCTAAAATGGAAGAAGAATTATTAGAAATGATAAATTCATTAAAAATAGGTGCAATGGGTCTCGGAGGAAATACCACTGCTTTAGACGTATTTATTGAAATTAACGGTTGTCACACTGCTTCTTTACCTGTAGGAATTTGTATTCAGTGTTGGGCAGATAGAAAAGCTACTGCAAAAATTAAAATTTTATAA
- the hypD gene encoding hydrogenase formation protein HypD, translated as MMDINSKPIIKKAIDKISDFSKEIDRDVKIMHVCGSHEHTICNYGIRDVLPKNITVVPGPGCPVCVTTQKEIDEAIYLAEEGYTIATLGDMYRVPGSDKSLMQLQSEGADIRVVSGIPEAVKIAKTTDKKVVFVAIGFETTAPTTAAELISLKSRYDSLKNSDSDNNLDFYIHNCHRQTPPVMDFLLGGGSKLNLDGFICPGHVSTITGLEPYYAPCEKYHAPMVIAGFEPTDVLMSLVMLLKQIKDGVAKVENEYIRGVREQGNVVAQKMINTVFKDKDVAWRGFPVIKNGGFDLKDEFKQYDIKNIIDMPEIKEKINKGCICSEILRGEKLPTDCKLFGKACDPINPVGSCMVSDEGTCRIFYKYKKLM; from the coding sequence ATGATGGATATAAATAGTAAACCAATAATTAAAAAAGCAATCGATAAAATAAGTGATTTTAGTAAAGAAATAGATAGGGATGTAAAAATTATGCACGTATGTGGTTCTCATGAACATACCATTTGCAATTATGGAATAAGAGACGTTTTACCGAAAAATATAACTGTTGTGCCAGGTCCGGGCTGTCCTGTATGTGTTACAACACAAAAGGAAATTGATGAAGCCATATATTTAGCAGAAGAAGGTTATACAATAGCTACATTGGGTGACATGTACAGAGTTCCAGGTAGCGATAAATCGCTAATGCAATTACAATCCGAGGGTGCAGATATTAGAGTAGTATCAGGAATACCCGAAGCTGTGAAAATAGCAAAAACTACAGATAAAAAAGTAGTTTTTGTTGCAATAGGATTTGAAACTACGGCTCCGACGACAGCTGCTGAATTAATATCCCTTAAATCTAGATACGATAGTCTTAAGAACTCAGATTCTGATAACAATCTTGATTTTTATATTCATAATTGCCACAGACAAACACCTCCAGTAATGGATTTCTTACTAGGAGGGGGCTCCAAATTAAACTTAGATGGCTTTATATGCCCAGGTCACGTTTCTACAATTACAGGGTTAGAACCATATTATGCACCTTGTGAAAAATATCACGCCCCAATGGTTATTGCAGGTTTTGAACCTACAGATGTGCTTATGTCCTTAGTAATGCTTTTAAAACAGATTAAAGATGGCGTTGCAAAAGTAGAAAATGAATACATTAGAGGGGTTAGAGAACAGGGAAACGTTGTAGCTCAGAAAATGATAAATACAGTATTTAAAGATAAAGATGTAGCGTGGAGGGGATTCCCCGTCATTAAAAACGGAGGATTTGATTTAAAAGACGAATTTAAACAGTATGATATTAAAAACATTATCGATATGCCAGAAATTAAGGAAAAAATAAATAAAGGATGTATATGTAGTGAAATATTGAGAGGAGAAAAGCTACCTACAGACTGTAAGCTATTTGGAAAAGCTTGCGACCCTATTAATCCAGTTGGTAGCTGTATGGTATCTGACGAAGGAACTTGTAGGATATTCTACAAATACAAGAAGTTAATGTAA
- a CDS encoding nascent polypeptide-associated complex protein codes for MFPGGGRMNPRMIKQMQNMMKDMGMDAKDIKALKVTIELDDKLLVFEKPKVQVMDMMGNKTYSITGRAKKVAKTVETIEDVEVTLDITKEDIEMVVSQCNVTEEEARKALEEANGDIAEAILKLGEN; via the coding sequence ATGTTCCCAGGTGGCGGAAGAATGAATCCAAGAATGATAAAACAAATGCAAAATATGATGAAAGATATGGGTATGGATGCAAAAGACATTAAAGCTTTAAAAGTCACAATTGAATTAGATGACAAGCTTTTAGTTTTTGAAAAGCCAAAAGTTCAAGTAATGGACATGATGGGTAATAAAACATACTCTATAACCGGTAGAGCTAAAAAAGTTGCTAAAACTGTGGAAACTATAGAAGATGTCGAAGTAACTTTGGATATAACAAAAGAAGATATTGAAATGGTAGTTTCACAATGTAATGTTACAGAAGAAGAAGCTAGAAAAGCATTGGAAGAAGCTAATGGGGATATAGCAGAAGCTATATTGAAATTAGGTGAAAATTAA